Sequence from the Campylobacter sp. MIT 12-8780 genome:
TTGCAAAATTTAAGGCGTGAAATTTAAAGTTAAAGAAATCAAGTAAATAGCTATCTACTAGCCCTCCAAAGCCTATGAGGTGCAAAAACAAAACGCAGGGATAAAATACAACAAAAGCCGCACTTAAAGGTATGGCTAAAAACTGCTGGAAAGAAATAAGTGGGAAAAAATGTAACACTGGGATAATCATCGCTAAAAAAGTCCATAAATTTAGCAAGATGATATTAATAAAAGCATTAAAATAGCTTGCGAAATGATGTAAATATAAAAAGATAAAAAATACTCCCAAAACTGAAAACAAAAAGCCTACGCTAAAAAGAAGCTGCGGAAATAAAGCAAGACAGATTAATACGCTAAAAAATAAATTCCCAAAATGAATGATTTTATTATGCTTGGCTAAAAGATAAAAGCCAAACAAAGCCATTACTAAAGATCGCACAAAACTTGGCACAAAGCCGATGAGATAAGCATAAAAAAGCAAAAATACAAAAATCATCACACTCAAATCAAGCCGTAAATTTCGGTAAGGAAAATAGCGTTTTTGAAAAAAGCTATAAAGTGGAGCAAAACAAAAAAAGAGCAAAGAAAAAATCAAAGCGATATGATAACCACTAATGGCTATGAGGTGAGCTATGCCGTAGTGATTGACATCATTTCGAAGCTCTTTTGAGACACTAAGGGCAAAAAATAAAGCCCCATAAAATTCCTTAACTTTTTCATCTTGGTGCTGATTGAGAAAATAAGGAATGATTTTATGTTTAAAAACAGGCTCTGTTGAAGTGATATTTAAATCATAACTTGGCATATAAAAGCTTTTTGAAAGATAGTCTTTAAAGCTTACTTTGCTTGTAATAGCTCTTAAATTTAGCTTTGCATAGTTTGAAATTTCTTTATCTTTAGCTGTAGTGGTATAAAAGTTAAAGTCCTTGCTAGCAAGCTTTAAAACCCTATAAGATCTGCCTTTTTCATTTGTTTTTATATAACTTAAAAGCACGCTAATATCTTTAAGATAGATATGCTTACTTTCTTTAAAGGCTAAAAAATGTCTGTATTCATAAAAAAGATTAAGACTAAAAACACAAAGGCAAAAAAATCCAAGAAAAAGGAATTCTTGGTATTTTTTTACCCATCTTTTCATTGTGTTTTTTTAGAAAAAGAAGAAAGATAAAACCAAATCAAAACGATTAAAACAAGCAAAAACAAAGGCACAAGATAAGGATAAGTGCCTAAAGTATCCATAAAAGGTGTGATAACAGCTCCAAAAGCAAAGCCAGCATATCCTAAAGCTATAGCCCAAAGCAAGCTTGCAAATGTGTTGATAATGAAAAATTTCAAAAAGTTAAATTTCGCAAGTCCAGCCGCCATAGGAATAAAGGTTTTTAGTCCATAGATAAATTTTTGAAGCAAAAGTAAAAAAACGCCGTATTGTTTGATCTTCATTTGAGCTAAAGCAAGCTTGCGTCGGTGTTTTTTAAAATACGGCATTAAATCTTTTTTATAGTATTTGCCTAAGATAAATAAAAGTGTCGAGCCAAGCGTATTTGCCACAAAGGCTAAGACTATGCAAAGGCTGAGGCTAAAATGCCCTCCAGCGCTTAACACTCCAGCAGCTAAGATAGCTACCATTCCACCACCTAATGAATACACAAACAATATAATATAACCATACTCAAGCAAGCTCGCGATAGTTTCACTCATAAAAAAGCCTCTTATCTCGCGTAATCCACAGCCCTAAGCTCGCGTATAACATTGACTTTGATTTCGCCCGGAAATTGCACCTTATCTTGAATTTCACTAGCAATTT
This genomic interval carries:
- a CDS encoding DedA family protein — protein: MSETIASLLEYGYIILFVYSLGGGMVAILAAGVLSAGGHFSLSLCIVLAFVANTLGSTLLFILGKYYKKDLMPYFKKHRRKLALAQMKIKQYGVFLLLLQKFIYGLKTFIPMAAGLAKFNFLKFFIINTFASLLWAIALGYAGFAFGAVITPFMDTLGTYPYLVPLFLLVLIVLIWFYLSSFSKKTQ
- a CDS encoding ComEC/Rec2 family competence protein, coding for MKRWVKKYQEFLFLGFFCLCVFSLNLFYEYRHFLAFKESKHIYLKDISVLLSYIKTNEKGRSYRVLKLASKDFNFYTTTAKDKEISNYAKLNLRAITSKVSFKDYLSKSFYMPSYDLNITSTEPVFKHKIIPYFLNQHQDEKVKEFYGALFFALSVSKELRNDVNHYGIAHLIAISGYHIALIFSLLFFCFAPLYSFFQKRYFPYRNLRLDLSVMIFVFLLFYAYLIGFVPSFVRSLVMALFGFYLLAKHNKIIHFGNLFFSVLICLALFPQLLFSVGFLFSVLGVFFIFLYLHHFASYFNAFINIILLNLWTFLAMIIPVLHFFPLISFQQFLAIPLSAAFVVFYPCVLFLHLIGFGGLVDSYLLDFFNFKFHALNFANISLNLLLAYILLALISIRFKWLALFCVVLNLVPFYVLL